The following proteins are co-located in the Methylomonas sp. 11b genome:
- the rpe gene encoding ribulose-phosphate 3-epimerase — MADNLIAPSILSADFARLGEEVVNVLNAGADIVHFDVMDNHFVPNLTIGPLVCEALRKHGVTAPIDVHLMVEPVDRIIPDFAKAGASYITFHPEASRHIDRSLQMIRDLGCKSGLVFNPGTPLHYLEHVLDKVDMILLMSVNPGFGGQSFIPSALDKLRQARKIIDDSGFDIRLEIDGGVNVGNIREIKEAGADTFVAGSAIFGKPDYKKVIDDMRAELAAAK, encoded by the coding sequence ATGGCTGACAATCTGATTGCACCTTCCATACTCTCCGCAGACTTCGCACGCTTGGGCGAAGAAGTTGTTAATGTCTTAAATGCGGGCGCAGACATTGTGCATTTCGATGTGATGGACAACCATTTTGTGCCCAATCTGACTATCGGTCCGCTGGTTTGCGAAGCGCTGCGTAAGCATGGCGTAACCGCCCCAATCGACGTACATTTGATGGTGGAACCGGTAGACCGCATCATTCCCGATTTCGCTAAAGCCGGTGCTAGCTACATTACCTTCCACCCAGAAGCCTCCAGACATATTGATCGCTCACTGCAAATGATCAGAGACTTGGGTTGCAAATCCGGTCTGGTATTCAACCCAGGCACCCCGCTACATTATCTGGAACACGTGCTGGACAAAGTCGATATGATTTTGCTGATGTCGGTTAACCCCGGATTCGGTGGCCAATCTTTCATTCCATCCGCGTTGGATAAATTGCGCCAAGCCAGAAAAATTATCGACGACAGCGGTTTTGATATCCGCCTGGAAATCGACGGCGGCGTAAACGTCGGCAATATTCGGGAAATTAAAGAAGCAGGTGCGGACACTTTCGTTGCGGGCTCGGCAATTTTCGGCAAGCCGGATTACAAAAAAGTCATCGACGACATGCGCGCGGAATTAGCCGCCGCCAAATAA
- a CDS encoding sensor domain-containing protein: MPQTLKQLNLILDTITDGVMVVDPQGVVLYANQAAEQLLERGSLIGHSLAIPISADKIQFQDINLIRPSGIAWAELRSTPLEWEGAPAYVIGLRDITARKQAEIALQESELLFHTLSKIAPVGIFRTNEKGECDYVNHRWCEITGLHFIDSHGDGWIAGLLADDRESVIAEWQRCISALQPFNMQYRFQLADGSVRWVVGRAEPELDETGGLRGYVGTITDISDIKANEERLGQAAAVFESTREGVMITDARRRITMVNKAFTDITGYTNQDVIGNSPGIMSSGRHNTDFYREMWANIATTDHWQGEIWNRRKCGEVYPELLSISTVRDGNGEISHYVGVFADISKLKASEMELEFLAHHDPLTKLPNRMLFLSRLQHNIEKARRQANKMAVLMLDLDRFKDVNDSFGHLAGDDLLQMVAERLTTRLRTSDTICRLGGDEFVVLLEEVNQPETVAHVATQIINALNQTWQLPSGHEVRIGVSVGIAMFPEHGASPDELIQQADTALYQAKNEGRNRFKYFSEDLTRAARERIDIEIRLRQAIEQGELRVFFQPQICIETGAIIGAEALVRWQTASGELIPPLRFIPIAEETGLITSIGNWVLRETCRTGQRWRKAGFPPLRLAVNLSPQQFLHSDISDVVSKVLAETGFPAKCLELELTESALMKREKEAIEILHKLHGLGVHLAIDDFGTGYSSLAYLKLFPLDVLKIDKSFIEDIPKHTDDMEITATIIAMAKTLRMRVVAEGVETAEQLAFLKSRQCDLYQGYLVSKPLPIAEFEKFLTDHFPNNNHMPALG; this comes from the coding sequence ATGCCACAAACACTCAAACAACTCAATCTGATCCTTGACACCATTACCGACGGTGTCATGGTGGTCGACCCGCAAGGCGTCGTTCTTTATGCCAATCAAGCAGCAGAACAATTACTAGAACGCGGCAGCCTGATCGGTCATTCATTGGCAATTCCGATTTCGGCCGACAAAATTCAATTTCAAGACATCAATCTGATTCGTCCCAGCGGCATAGCCTGGGCGGAACTGCGTTCCACGCCGCTGGAATGGGAAGGCGCGCCGGCCTATGTCATCGGACTGCGTGACATCACGGCTCGTAAGCAAGCGGAAATCGCTTTGCAGGAAAGCGAACTACTCTTCCATACGCTGTCCAAAATTGCCCCGGTCGGCATTTTTCGCACCAACGAAAAAGGCGAATGCGACTACGTCAATCACCGCTGGTGCGAAATCACCGGCTTGCATTTTATCGATTCGCACGGTGACGGCTGGATAGCCGGGCTGCTCGCCGACGACCGCGAATCAGTGATTGCCGAATGGCAGCGTTGCATATCCGCCTTGCAACCCTTCAATATGCAATACCGTTTTCAATTGGCGGACGGCAGTGTGCGTTGGGTGGTGGGACGCGCCGAGCCGGAACTGGATGAAACCGGCGGATTGCGCGGTTACGTCGGCACCATCACCGATATTTCCGACATCAAAGCCAACGAGGAGCGCTTGGGACAAGCCGCCGCCGTATTCGAAAGCACGCGTGAAGGCGTGATGATCACCGATGCCCGGCGCCGCATTACGATGGTCAACAAGGCGTTTACCGATATTACCGGCTACACCAATCAGGATGTGATCGGCAATAGTCCCGGCATCATGAGTTCCGGCCGCCATAACACCGATTTTTACCGGGAAATGTGGGCCAATATTGCCACGACGGATCATTGGCAAGGCGAAATTTGGAATCGCCGTAAATGCGGAGAAGTGTATCCGGAATTATTAAGCATCAGCACGGTGCGCGACGGGAACGGCGAGATTAGCCACTATGTGGGCGTATTTGCCGACATATCCAAATTAAAGGCTTCGGAAATGGAACTGGAATTCCTGGCCCATCACGACCCGCTGACGAAACTGCCTAATCGCATGCTGTTCCTGTCGCGCCTGCAACATAATATCGAGAAAGCCCGCCGCCAAGCCAATAAGATGGCGGTGTTGATGCTGGACCTGGACCGCTTCAAGGACGTCAACGATAGCTTCGGCCATTTGGCCGGCGACGATTTACTGCAAATGGTGGCCGAGCGCCTGACTACCCGGCTGCGTACCAGCGACACCATTTGCCGCCTCGGCGGCGACGAGTTCGTGGTGTTGCTGGAAGAAGTCAACCAACCCGAAACCGTCGCTCACGTAGCCACGCAAATCATCAATGCCTTGAACCAAACCTGGCAGCTACCCAGCGGTCATGAGGTACGCATCGGCGTCAGCGTCGGCATCGCGATGTTTCCCGAACACGGCGCTTCGCCGGACGAGTTGATCCAACAAGCCGATACGGCCTTGTATCAGGCCAAAAACGAGGGCCGTAATCGTTTCAAATATTTCTCGGAAGATTTGACGCGCGCCGCGCGCGAACGTATCGATATAGAAATCCGCCTGCGGCAAGCTATAGAGCAAGGCGAATTGCGGGTATTTTTCCAACCGCAAATTTGCATCGAGACTGGCGCGATTATCGGTGCCGAAGCCCTGGTCCGCTGGCAGACTGCCAGCGGCGAACTGATACCGCCGCTACGCTTCATACCGATTGCCGAGGAAACCGGTCTGATTACCAGTATCGGCAATTGGGTGTTGAGAGAAACCTGCCGCACCGGCCAACGCTGGCGAAAAGCCGGTTTTCCGCCCTTGCGTCTGGCAGTTAACCTGTCGCCGCAACAGTTTTTGCATAGCGACATTAGCGACGTCGTCTCCAAGGTCTTGGCAGAAACCGGTTTTCCAGCCAAGTGCCTGGAACTCGAACTCACTGAAAGCGCCTTGATGAAGCGGGAAAAAGAAGCCATCGAAATTTTGCATAAACTGCACGGGTTAGGTGTGCATCTGGCTATCGATGATTTTGGCACCGGCTATTCATCGCTGGCTTATTTGAAACTATTTCCGCTGGATGTCTTAAAAATCGATAAAAGCTTTATTGAAGACATCCCTAAACACACCGACGATATGGAAATCACCGCTACGATCATCGCCATGGCAAAGACGCTACGTATGCGAGTGGTTGCGGAAGGCGTGGAAACCGCCGAGCAACTGGCTTTTCTGAAAAGCCGGCAGTGTGATCTTTACCAAGGTTATTTGGTCAGCAAGCCGCTACCGATAGCGGAATTCGAAAAATTTCTGACCGACCACTTCCCTAACAACAATCATATGCCGGCACTCGGCTGA
- a CDS encoding response regulator translates to MVNNILVIDDDPAVRGAFKLILEEEGYHVREAENGLQGIAMVEADRPDLIFLDLRMPGIDGVETLRRLKALDTSLNVYIVTAFAAEFMDQLKDAHEEGLQFELASKPLSASQIRNIAQVVHIAKVHEERRANHHKLVLTLYVVSLNPETRRLVEQISAVLAGIYEPGHWVFDVVEVLGMPEKALEKEIFATPMLVRDLPEPVLKLLGDLSRMSSVMAAITTQNVGTGVQTVIV, encoded by the coding sequence ATGGTAAACAACATTCTGGTGATTGACGACGACCCGGCGGTACGTGGTGCCTTCAAGCTTATCCTGGAAGAAGAAGGCTACCATGTGCGCGAAGCCGAGAACGGTCTGCAAGGTATCGCCATGGTGGAAGCTGATCGTCCCGACTTGATATTTCTGGACTTACGCATGCCCGGCATAGATGGTGTGGAGACCTTACGCCGCCTAAAGGCGTTGGACACCAGCCTGAATGTCTATATCGTCACGGCCTTTGCCGCCGAATTCATGGATCAGCTGAAAGACGCCCATGAAGAAGGCTTGCAATTCGAGCTGGCCAGCAAACCCTTGTCGGCGTCGCAAATCCGCAATATCGCCCAAGTGGTACACATCGCCAAAGTTCATGAAGAACGCAGAGCCAACCACCATAAGCTGGTTTTGACCTTGTACGTGGTGTCGCTGAATCCTGAAACCCGCAGGCTGGTCGAGCAAATCAGCGCGGTGCTGGCCGGCATTTACGAGCCGGGCCATTGGGTATTCGATGTGGTGGAAGTATTGGGCATGCCGGAAAAAGCCCTGGAAAAAGAAATCTTTGCCACGCCGATGCTGGTGCGCGATCTACCGGAACCAGTGCTAAAACTGCTAGGCGATCTTTCCCGAATGTCGTCGGTGATGGCGGCCATCACTACTCAAAATGTTGGTACAGGTGTGCAGACAGTAATCGTTTGA
- a CDS encoding AAA family ATPase — MIDINTRTVPLENAPQLDSYVLTDKLGESLQATVYKGYHKHVPEYPLVVKCLKLLSSWDDQSRHLRQKIERLKVLHDPRVCTPLALESNDGDQFIVQPWFNGQSLNAWITQQQAVNLADFFTIACSLADTLQSVHDAGITHGGIKPHNILVQSGSLNLRLTDFITPLDIRDVSHFIYDPEFVRNTLAYTSPEQTGRINYRVDFSTDLYSLGIVFYELLTGRLPFFSADPLELIHSHLAEEAVKVHDISPGIPNTLSEIIAKLILKQPEKRYQSASGLLADLLRCQKEHEITGTVSDFGIGQHDRSRRVIFISKMVGRQSETELIRQEYSQVTQGRFRSVFISGLSGIGKTRLIQELQKPLVKNRGYFSSGKFDQYQKNIPYSSLIQALRNLIRTFLTESDAQVHDWSAKILEALDHAGGVIVDVVPELEFIIGPQPEAQPLPPVEARNRFNNLFGRFLACLASEENPLVLFIDDLQWCDSATFDFLQNLFANHREHPYLFFMGAYRHNEVDSGHPLTKLIRSVRENTGPLTEIHLTELSDADSHEMVAYILDSSLTATANLADFIAHLTEGNPLFVSESLAWLYNEGLLGIDAKQHWQWDMNRIRDTQMPASVVELFSAKVRKLPTRTLHILYHCACMGNRFTAEDVALVLDTRIEQLFEDLKPVLSMGLLLENKADLQFVHDRVQEAVLQQVDAATRPGIHWRIGNRLLSVVPPGAELISLDNLFTIAAHLNQGCPAIVDEETAYWLVNINFNAGNKALDALAGDAANEFFLKAHDYLPTDCWETAYALTFRIYQRLAKTDLMCGRYDSSEALLNRLIEHAVSDLDKAEALADQTTSLSSFGNFKQAIATANRGLAYFNKSIPDDPEQARQRMENLMLIIDQQDDVWQKILNMPFTEQRQSKIELAFYSELIPDLYMCGLVPQLYLSAAQSTLHCLEGGMDESVIYSFSIMGLNLGEQGKFAQAFRYQDLAHDLCAKYPNTFGATRGMNGIVWCNMHSRSHPADIVDYAHKAIQSGKNCGDLYNAGLSYGPLMWNLIAQGKNLRWVEEAAEECLQFSRKNQLSFSIGLAQAVMAGWVLPMKPDYGQVDMQATLADWQANNYVAATGSYFALLGFAQYYLGDYSAAALSLQTVENYLHGLTDNVLKRLWYVFRILNLLRSETDAALIDAEMTSLLAQLEVWGQLGPLLKPYLMFIHAELANRQGQYRDARNLYMDAIALALAQNYGLLTGHLYEALADLLLKHGLGDAELYYGEARRHYRLCRADAKNNQLQERHQYVSPETGARITKPQPAPTTLPSLDISYLMKSALALSAEIDLTQLMQKIMAVVLESSAAQHGYLLIKQNDELLVAAEQHVGKKRTIHKHYYRLNKVRGICHAIVNYVQRTHEKVVLSDACSEGEFQNAPEVLAFGLRSVLCLPVIKQSELIGLLYLENRLSEGVFTPEKISMTELLTAQAAISLENARLLEQTRQAYKQLQENQDHMLQMEKLSALGTLVGGVAHEINNPLMGVMNFVEFVSDRTEDAKSKQVLAQALQQIQRIKNIVSNMLVFMHQKTTQTGSCSLEEVLGQTLLLLEGELRKTAIQVRTEIPENLPKLACTAESMQQILINLLINARDALRGIAQPEIEISVRCAEKMLELIVKDNGPGIPDEVQSRMFDPFFTTKPPGQGTGLGLSVTRRLIQDANGSIAVESRIGEGCRIRLKFPHF; from the coding sequence ATGATCGATATTAACACCCGAACAGTTCCGCTCGAAAACGCTCCGCAATTGGACAGCTACGTGCTGACCGACAAACTCGGCGAGAGCCTGCAAGCTACGGTTTACAAGGGCTATCATAAACATGTGCCCGAATACCCGCTGGTGGTTAAATGCCTGAAACTGTTATCCAGTTGGGACGACCAATCCCGGCACCTGCGGCAAAAAATCGAACGCCTGAAAGTATTGCACGACCCGCGCGTCTGCACGCCTTTGGCTTTGGAATCCAACGACGGCGATCAATTCATCGTGCAACCTTGGTTCAACGGCCAGTCATTAAACGCTTGGATCACCCAACAGCAGGCGGTGAATTTAGCCGATTTTTTTACGATCGCCTGCTCGTTAGCCGACACCTTGCAATCGGTGCATGATGCCGGCATCACTCATGGCGGCATTAAACCGCACAATATTTTGGTGCAATCCGGCAGTTTGAATCTGCGTTTAACCGACTTCATCACACCGCTGGACATCCGTGATGTCAGTCATTTCATTTACGACCCGGAATTTGTTCGGAACACCCTGGCCTATACCTCGCCGGAACAAACCGGACGCATCAATTACCGGGTCGATTTTTCCACCGACTTATATTCTCTGGGTATCGTGTTTTACGAACTGCTGACCGGCCGCTTGCCGTTTTTTTCCGCAGATCCCTTGGAACTGATTCACTCGCATCTGGCCGAGGAAGCGGTCAAAGTCCATGACATCAGTCCCGGCATTCCCAACACGCTGAGCGAAATCATCGCCAAACTGATTTTGAAACAACCGGAAAAGCGCTACCAAAGTGCCTCCGGCCTGCTCGCGGATTTGCTGCGCTGCCAGAAAGAACACGAAATCACCGGAACCGTATCGGACTTTGGCATAGGCCAGCATGACCGCAGCCGCCGGGTGATTTTCATTTCGAAAATGGTCGGCCGGCAAAGCGAAACCGAGCTAATCCGCCAAGAATATAGCCAGGTAACCCAAGGCCGGTTTCGTTCGGTGTTTATATCCGGCCTATCCGGCATCGGCAAAACTCGGCTGATTCAAGAACTGCAAAAGCCGCTGGTAAAAAATCGCGGCTATTTCAGCTCCGGCAAATTCGATCAGTATCAAAAAAATATTCCCTACAGTTCGCTGATCCAGGCTTTGCGCAATCTGATACGCACCTTTCTGACCGAAAGCGATGCACAAGTACATGATTGGTCCGCCAAAATCCTCGAAGCGCTGGACCATGCCGGCGGCGTGATTGTAGACGTGGTGCCGGAGCTGGAATTCATCATCGGCCCACAACCTGAGGCCCAGCCCTTGCCGCCGGTAGAGGCCCGTAACCGTTTCAATAATCTGTTCGGCCGTTTCCTAGCCTGTCTAGCCAGCGAAGAAAATCCCTTGGTGTTATTCATCGACGATCTGCAATGGTGCGACAGCGCCACTTTCGATTTCTTGCAAAATCTGTTCGCCAATCATCGCGAACACCCCTACCTGTTTTTTATGGGCGCTTATCGTCACAACGAAGTCGATAGTGGTCATCCATTGACCAAACTGATCCGTAGCGTGCGAGAAAACACCGGTCCGCTGACCGAGATTCATTTGACCGAACTCAGCGACGCCGATAGCCACGAAATGGTCGCCTACATTCTGGATTCGTCGTTAACCGCCACGGCAAATTTAGCCGACTTTATCGCGCATCTGACCGAAGGCAATCCCTTGTTTGTCAGCGAAAGTCTGGCCTGGTTGTACAACGAAGGTTTACTCGGTATCGACGCCAAACAACACTGGCAATGGGATATGAACCGCATCCGCGACACGCAAATGCCGGCCAGCGTGGTGGAGCTGTTCAGTGCCAAAGTGCGTAAACTGCCAACCCGGACTTTACACATCCTTTACCATTGCGCCTGCATGGGCAACCGCTTCACCGCCGAGGATGTCGCGCTGGTGCTGGATACGCGTATCGAGCAACTGTTCGAAGATTTAAAGCCGGTATTAAGCATGGGGCTATTGCTGGAAAATAAAGCCGACTTGCAGTTTGTCCACGACCGGGTGCAGGAAGCGGTATTACAGCAAGTGGACGCCGCGACCCGCCCCGGCATCCATTGGCGCATAGGCAATCGCTTGCTGTCGGTGGTCCCGCCCGGAGCCGAGCTTATCAGCCTTGACAATTTATTCACCATCGCCGCCCATCTCAACCAGGGTTGCCCGGCTATAGTCGACGAGGAAACGGCCTATTGGCTGGTGAATATCAACTTCAACGCCGGCAATAAAGCCCTGGACGCCCTGGCCGGCGATGCCGCCAACGAATTTTTTCTGAAAGCCCACGATTATCTACCGACCGATTGTTGGGAAACGGCCTATGCGCTAACGTTTCGGATTTATCAACGCCTGGCGAAGACCGATCTGATGTGCGGCCGCTACGATAGCTCTGAAGCCTTATTGAACCGGCTGATCGAGCATGCGGTCAGCGATCTGGACAAAGCCGAGGCACTGGCCGATCAAACGACTTCGCTATCCTCCTTCGGCAACTTCAAGCAAGCTATCGCCACCGCCAATCGCGGTTTAGCCTATTTCAACAAGTCCATTCCCGACGATCCCGAGCAAGCCCGGCAACGCATGGAAAATCTGATGCTGATCATCGACCAGCAAGACGATGTCTGGCAAAAAATCCTGAATATGCCGTTTACCGAGCAGCGGCAGAGCAAAATCGAACTGGCTTTTTATAGCGAGTTGATTCCGGATTTATACATGTGCGGCTTGGTGCCGCAGCTGTATTTGTCCGCCGCCCAATCCACCTTGCATTGTCTGGAAGGCGGTATGGACGAATCGGTGATTTATTCGTTTTCCATCATGGGCCTCAATCTGGGCGAACAGGGCAAATTCGCGCAGGCGTTTCGCTATCAGGATTTGGCTCACGATTTATGCGCAAAGTATCCCAACACCTTTGGCGCGACCAGAGGCATGAACGGCATTGTCTGGTGCAATATGCACTCGCGTAGCCACCCGGCCGATATTGTCGATTACGCGCACAAAGCCATTCAATCCGGGAAAAACTGCGGCGATTTATACAACGCCGGCTTGTCTTATGGCCCACTGATGTGGAATCTAATAGCGCAGGGTAAGAACCTGCGCTGGGTCGAAGAAGCTGCCGAAGAATGTTTGCAATTTTCCCGCAAAAACCAGCTGTCGTTTTCGATAGGTCTGGCTCAAGCGGTAATGGCCGGTTGGGTATTGCCGATGAAGCCCGACTATGGGCAGGTCGATATGCAAGCAACCCTGGCTGACTGGCAAGCCAATAATTATGTTGCCGCTACCGGCAGTTACTTCGCATTGCTGGGTTTTGCCCAATATTACCTGGGTGACTATAGTGCGGCGGCACTATCGTTGCAAACCGTGGAAAACTATTTGCATGGTTTAACCGACAATGTTTTGAAACGTCTTTGGTATGTATTTCGGATCTTGAACCTGCTGCGGTCGGAAACGGATGCTGCTCTTATCGATGCCGAAATGACGTCCTTGCTTGCGCAACTGGAAGTGTGGGGGCAACTCGGTCCCTTGCTAAAGCCCTACCTGATGTTTATCCATGCGGAATTAGCCAATCGGCAAGGCCAATACCGTGACGCGCGCAATCTGTATATGGATGCTATCGCCCTAGCGCTGGCACAGAACTATGGCCTGCTGACCGGCCATCTATACGAAGCGCTGGCTGATCTATTGCTGAAGCACGGCTTGGGCGACGCAGAACTTTATTACGGCGAAGCCCGCCGCCATTACCGCTTATGCCGTGCCGATGCAAAAAACAACCAGCTGCAGGAGCGCCATCAATACGTCAGCCCGGAAACCGGTGCCAGAATAACCAAACCTCAGCCCGCTCCCACTACCTTACCTAGTCTGGATATCAGCTATTTGATGAAATCGGCGCTAGCGTTATCGGCGGAAATCGATCTGACTCAACTCATGCAAAAAATCATGGCCGTGGTGTTGGAAAGCTCCGCCGCCCAACACGGTTATTTGCTGATCAAACAAAATGACGAATTATTGGTGGCTGCCGAGCAGCACGTCGGCAAAAAACGCACGATACACAAACACTATTACCGCCTGAACAAGGTACGCGGCATCTGCCACGCCATCGTCAATTACGTGCAACGCACCCACGAAAAAGTCGTGCTGAGCGACGCCTGTAGCGAAGGCGAATTTCAAAACGCCCCCGAGGTGTTGGCGTTTGGCTTACGCTCGGTATTGTGTTTGCCGGTCATCAAGCAAAGCGAATTAATCGGTTTGCTGTATCTGGAAAACCGGCTATCCGAAGGCGTATTCACCCCGGAAAAAATCAGCATGACCGAGCTGTTGACCGCGCAGGCCGCTATCTCGCTGGAAAATGCCCGCTTGCTGGAACAAACCCGCCAAGCTTATAAACAATTACAGGAAAATCAGGATCATATGCTGCAAATGGAAAAGCTGTCGGCGCTGGGTACGCTGGTCGGCGGCGTGGCCCACGAAATCAATAACCCGCTGATGGGCGTGATGAACTTCGTCGAATTTGTCTCGGACCGCACCGAAGACGCCAAATCTAAACAAGTCCTTGCGCAAGCGTTGCAGCAAATTCAACGTATCAAAAACATTGTTTCGAATATGCTGGTGTTCATGCATCAGAAAACCACGCAAACCGGCAGTTGCTCGCTAGAGGAGGTTTTAGGCCAAACCCTGTTGTTACTGGAAGGCGAATTGCGCAAAACCGCTATCCAAGTCCGCACCGAGATACCGGAAAACTTGCCCAAACTCGCCTGCACAGCGGAAAGCATGCAACAGATACTGATCAATCTATTAATCAACGCCCGCGATGCGCTGCGCGGGATTGCGCAACCCGAAATTGAAATCAGCGTCCGCTGTGCGGAAAAAATGCTAGAGTTGATTGTAAAAGACAACGGCCCCGGCATCCCCGACGAGGTACAAAGCCGCATGTTCGATCCTTTCTTTACCACCAAACCGCCCGGCCAGGGCACCGGGCTGGGTTTATCGGTCACCCGCCGCTTGATTCAGGATGCCAATGGCTCGATAGCAGTGGAAAGCCGCATTGGCGAAGGTTGCCGCATACGGTTAAAATTTCCCCACTTTTAG
- a CDS encoding thioredoxin family protein, with translation MAATASNMLPLGSIAPDFCLPDTVSGRAYALQDLKGERGTLILFICNHCPYVLHIKEQLIAIARQYAASGIATVAISANDIENYPQDAPDKMQQMMAEWGHPFAAYLYDESQAVAKAYQAACTPDIYLFDADLVCVYRGRLDGATPKNAVPVTGEDLRNALDNLLAGKPIDAAQIPSIGCNIKWKLAE, from the coding sequence ATGGCCGCGACAGCCTCCAATATGCTGCCTTTAGGTAGTATCGCTCCAGACTTTTGTTTGCCGGATACCGTGTCCGGCCGCGCGTATGCCTTGCAGGACTTGAAAGGCGAACGCGGCACCTTGATTTTGTTTATCTGTAACCATTGCCCGTATGTGTTGCACATCAAAGAGCAGTTGATCGCGATTGCCCGGCAATACGCCGCCTCAGGCATTGCGACGGTGGCGATCAGTGCCAATGACATCGAAAACTACCCGCAGGATGCGCCGGATAAAATGCAGCAGATGATGGCGGAATGGGGGCATCCGTTTGCCGCGTATTTGTACGACGAATCGCAGGCGGTGGCCAAGGCGTACCAAGCTGCCTGCACCCCGGATATTTATCTGTTCGATGCCGATTTGGTGTGCGTTTATCGGGGTCGCCTGGATGGTGCCACCCCGAAGAATGCGGTGCCGGTAACCGGCGAGGATTTGCGCAATGCCTTGGATAATTTGCTGGCGGGAAAGCCTATCGATGCGGCACAAATTCCCAGCATAGGCTGTAACATCAAATGGAAACTTGCGGAGTAA
- a CDS encoding methyl-accepting chemotaxis protein: MRKNLPVTQREVIYASSATITSGTDPAGKINYVNQDFLEISGFSGAELLNQSHNIVRHPDMPSAAFADLWQTVKSGRPWMGIVKNRCKNGDHYWVDAFVTPRFENSKIVGYESVRVKPDSTSVARANAVYEKLNNGKNIDSPLSRIGLSGKLTAGLALIQLTTAISLYLTETCSFGVASAIFAAPLAAGCAWIWLILRPLKDAAEEARRVIDNPVMQQIYTADGGEAGQLLLAVKLLKAKSRTIIRRLTQATEPLAGKADTSYQAVNQVSVAMDRQLAEIEQIASAIHEMSATVSEVARSAANAAQAANDVNQQSQETLSRVNNTIQMIDRLVIAVDQAETVIKIVADHSKKIGGVLDVIQGIAEQTNLLALNAAIEAARAGEQGRGFAVVADEVRTLAGRTQKSTEEIHKMIDGLRSGVNNAVQEMAKVREMAATGAEHGKNSTESLQQTTLSVNIINDMIVQIASAAEQQHIVSEEISRTVEAVGTLSRQTTEHAAHASAASGGVSALSKELDMLVEQFDDIQR, from the coding sequence ATGAGAAAAAACCTACCCGTTACCCAACGTGAAGTGATTTACGCGTCTTCGGCCACCATCACGTCCGGGACAGATCCGGCCGGTAAGATCAATTATGTCAACCAAGATTTTTTGGAGATTAGCGGCTTTAGCGGAGCAGAGCTGTTAAACCAGAGCCATAACATCGTTCGCCATCCCGACATGCCTTCCGCCGCATTCGCCGATTTGTGGCAAACCGTGAAGAGCGGCCGGCCGTGGATGGGAATTGTGAAAAATCGCTGCAAAAATGGCGACCATTACTGGGTGGATGCTTTTGTCACACCCCGCTTCGAAAATAGCAAGATCGTCGGCTACGAATCGGTGCGGGTTAAACCGGACAGCACTAGCGTAGCCCGCGCCAATGCTGTCTACGAAAAGCTGAACAATGGCAAAAATATCGATTCACCTTTGAGCCGCATCGGTTTGTCCGGCAAACTGACCGCCGGGTTGGCGCTGATTCAATTGACGACCGCCATCAGCCTATACCTGACCGAAACGTGCAGTTTTGGCGTAGCGTCAGCAATCTTCGCCGCCCCCTTAGCGGCTGGTTGTGCCTGGATTTGGCTTATATTACGACCTTTAAAAGACGCAGCGGAAGAAGCACGCAGGGTCATCGACAATCCGGTAATGCAGCAAATTTACACCGCTGACGGTGGCGAGGCTGGACAATTACTGTTGGCAGTGAAACTGTTAAAAGCCAAGTCCAGAACCATCATTCGCCGTCTCACCCAAGCGACCGAACCGCTGGCAGGCAAAGCAGATACGAGCTACCAGGCAGTCAACCAAGTTAGCGTGGCAATGGATAGACAGCTGGCGGAAATCGAACAGATTGCATCGGCGATACACGAAATGAGCGCCACAGTCAGCGAAGTCGCCCGTAGCGCAGCCAACGCCGCTCAAGCCGCGAATGACGTCAATCAGCAATCGCAAGAGACGCTATCGCGGGTCAACAATACCATCCAAATGATAGACCGCTTAGTGATCGCAGTCGACCAAGCCGAAACAGTCATCAAAATTGTGGCCGATCACAGCAAGAAAATCGGCGGCGTACTTGATGTGATTCAAGGGATTGCCGAACAAACTAACCTTTTGGCACTCAATGCCGCCATCGAAGCGGCGCGCGCCGGCGAGCAAGGCCGGGGATTTGCCGTCGTGGCCGACGAAGTCAGAACCTTGGCCGGGCGCACGCAAAAATCCACGGAGGAAATCCATAAAATGATCGACGGCCTGCGCTCCGGCGTGAATAACGCCGTACAGGAAATGGCCAAGGTCAGGGAAATGGCGGCAACCGGCGCGGAACACGGAAAAAACTCCACCGAATCGCTGCAACAAACCACACTGTCGGTCAATATCATTAACGACATGATCGTGCAAATCGCCAGCGCCGCTGAACAGCAACATATTGTTTCCGAAGAAATTTCCAGAACGGTAGAAGCTGTCGGTACCTTATCGCGACAAACCACAGAGCATGCGGCTCATGCCAGTGCGGCCAGCGGCGGCGTCTCGGCACTCAGCAAAGAACTTGATATGTTGGTTGAGCAATTCGACGATATACAACGCTAA